A single window of Bradyrhizobium daqingense DNA harbors:
- a CDS encoding MexW/MexI family multidrug efflux RND transporter permease subunit: MAFTDIFIKRPVLSVVVSLLILLIGLRAAMVLPIRQYPKLSNTVINITTVYPGASADLIQGFITTPIEQAVASAEGVDYITSSSVLGTSTIQVYIKLNFDPNQALTEVLAKTNSVKYLIPKESNDPIVTKTTGQTTAVMYLGFSSEELSGSAISDYLTRVVQPVLSTVDGVASADILGGQTFAMRLWLDPVKMAGRNVSPADVAAAISANNFQSAAGQTKGYLIVSNVSTNTGLTDVNQFKKMIVKAKDGGFVRMEDIATVELAAQSTDASVAFNGERAIFIGVQATPQGNPLTLVKGVRALFPELERNLPPSMKMKVAYDSTKFIQSSIDEVRNTLGEAVIIVIVVIFLFLASLRSVIIPVVTIPLSMIGVCTMMLALGFSFNLLTLLAMVLAIGLVVDDAIVVVENIHRHLEEGKTPVQASLQGAREIVGPVISMTITLAAVYAPIGFLGGLTGSLFREFAFTLAGSVIVSGVVALTLSPMMCSVLLKNTEEGRFAKLVNRVFGAMTRWYGRKLDRSLDYKAITGLFAVTILGLVGFLYMHTSKELAPEEDQGIVFAVTKAPKYANIDYVDFYGEKLDKEFQKFPETDLRFVLNGINGPQGGIAGMLLKPWDERTRSSIALKPLVQAELSKIEGVQAFAFNLPPLPGGPGGLPIQMVINSTASFQTVYEQMEKLKESARNSGMFIVSDSDLAYNQPNVEVTIDRTKAQDLGVNMQNLGSTLAVLLGGNYINRFNLEGRSYQVIPQVPRGKRLSPESLGGYYVTTNTGQQLPLSTVVSIRTKTDPNSLTHYNQLNSATFSAVPMPGVTVGAAVDFLEGEAKKLPQGFSHDYLADSRQYVQEGNQLAITFGFALIIIFLVLAAQFESLRDPLVIMISVPMAIVGALIPLFFGMATINIYTQVGLLTLVGLITKHGILMVEFANELQVNERLDRRSAIEMSARIRLRPILMTTAAMVTGLIPLLTATGAGAASRFSIGLVVVAGMSIGTLFTLFVLPAVYVVLATDHRATADSERNKQIADLDLGSDKALRPT; this comes from the coding sequence ATGGCCTTTACTGATATTTTCATCAAGCGACCGGTGCTGTCGGTCGTCGTCAGCCTGCTGATCCTGCTGATCGGCCTGCGTGCGGCGATGGTGCTGCCGATTCGCCAATATCCGAAGCTGTCGAACACGGTCATCAACATCACGACCGTCTATCCCGGCGCCTCCGCAGACCTGATCCAGGGCTTCATCACCACGCCGATCGAGCAGGCGGTCGCGTCCGCCGAAGGCGTCGACTACATCACCTCCTCCTCGGTGCTCGGCACCTCGACGATCCAGGTCTACATCAAGCTGAACTTCGATCCGAACCAGGCGCTCACCGAGGTGCTGGCAAAGACGAACTCGGTGAAGTACCTGATTCCGAAGGAGTCCAACGACCCGATCGTCACCAAGACCACGGGCCAGACCACGGCCGTGATGTATCTCGGCTTCTCGTCCGAGGAGCTGTCGGGTTCGGCGATCTCGGATTATCTGACGCGCGTGGTGCAGCCGGTGCTGTCGACCGTCGACGGCGTGGCCTCGGCCGACATTCTCGGCGGCCAGACCTTTGCGATGCGGCTGTGGCTCGACCCCGTGAAGATGGCCGGCCGCAATGTCTCGCCAGCGGACGTTGCCGCGGCGATCAGCGCCAACAACTTCCAGTCCGCGGCGGGCCAGACCAAGGGCTATCTCATCGTCTCGAACGTGTCGACGAATACGGGCCTGACCGACGTCAATCAGTTCAAGAAGATGATCGTCAAGGCCAAGGACGGCGGCTTCGTACGGATGGAGGACATCGCCACCGTCGAGCTTGCGGCCCAGAGCACGGATGCCAGCGTCGCCTTCAACGGCGAGCGCGCGATCTTCATTGGCGTGCAGGCGACGCCACAGGGTAACCCGCTGACGCTGGTCAAGGGTGTGCGCGCGCTGTTCCCCGAGCTCGAACGCAACCTCCCGCCCTCGATGAAGATGAAGGTCGCCTACGACTCCACCAAGTTCATCCAATCTTCGATCGACGAGGTGCGGAATACATTGGGCGAAGCTGTGATCATCGTGATCGTGGTCATCTTCCTGTTCCTGGCCTCGCTGCGCTCGGTCATCATTCCCGTCGTCACCATTCCGCTGTCGATGATCGGCGTCTGCACCATGATGCTGGCGCTGGGCTTCAGCTTCAATCTCCTGACCCTGCTCGCGATGGTGCTCGCGATCGGCCTCGTGGTCGACGACGCCATCGTCGTGGTGGAGAACATCCATCGCCATTTGGAGGAGGGCAAGACGCCGGTCCAGGCGTCGCTGCAGGGCGCGCGCGAAATCGTCGGGCCAGTCATTTCGATGACGATCACGCTTGCGGCGGTGTATGCGCCGATCGGCTTCCTCGGCGGCCTCACCGGTTCGCTGTTCCGGGAATTCGCCTTCACGCTGGCGGGCTCGGTCATCGTGTCGGGCGTGGTCGCGCTGACGCTGTCGCCGATGATGTGCTCGGTGCTGCTGAAGAACACGGAAGAGGGCCGTTTCGCCAAGCTCGTGAACCGGGTGTTCGGCGCCATGACGCGGTGGTACGGCCGCAAGCTCGACCGCTCGCTCGACTACAAGGCCATCACCGGCCTGTTCGCCGTCACGATCCTGGGGCTCGTCGGCTTCCTCTACATGCACACCTCGAAGGAGCTGGCTCCCGAGGAAGATCAGGGCATCGTGTTTGCGGTGACCAAGGCGCCGAAATATGCCAACATCGACTATGTCGATTTTTACGGCGAGAAGCTCGACAAGGAATTCCAGAAGTTTCCCGAGACCGATCTGCGTTTCGTGCTGAACGGCATCAACGGCCCGCAGGGCGGCATTGCCGGCATGCTCTTGAAGCCGTGGGACGAGCGCACACGCTCGTCGATCGCGTTGAAGCCGCTGGTGCAGGCCGAGCTCTCCAAGATCGAGGGTGTGCAGGCGTTCGCGTTCAACCTGCCGCCGTTGCCGGGCGGACCCGGCGGCCTGCCGATCCAGATGGTGATCAACTCCACGGCCAGCTTCCAGACCGTCTATGAGCAGATGGAGAAGCTGAAGGAATCCGCACGCAATAGCGGCATGTTCATCGTCTCCGACAGCGACCTCGCCTACAACCAGCCGAACGTCGAGGTGACGATCGACCGCACCAAGGCGCAGGATCTCGGCGTCAACATGCAGAACCTCGGTTCGACGCTGGCGGTGCTGCTCGGCGGCAATTACATCAACCGCTTCAATCTCGAGGGCCGTTCCTATCAGGTCATCCCGCAGGTGCCGCGCGGCAAGCGGCTCTCGCCGGAATCGCTTGGCGGCTATTATGTGACGACCAACACCGGCCAACAGCTTCCGTTGTCGACCGTGGTCTCGATCAGGACCAAGACTGATCCGAATTCGCTGACGCACTACAACCAGCTCAATTCGGCGACGTTCTCGGCGGTGCCGATGCCCGGCGTGACCGTCGGCGCGGCGGTCGATTTCCTCGAAGGCGAGGCCAAGAAGCTGCCGCAAGGCTTCAGCCACGACTATCTGGCGGACTCCAGGCAGTACGTGCAGGAAGGCAATCAGCTCGCGATCACCTTCGGCTTCGCGCTGATCATCATCTTCCTGGTTCTGGCGGCGCAGTTCGAGAGTCTGCGCGACCCGCTGGTGATCATGATCTCGGTGCCGATGGCGATCGTCGGCGCGCTGATCCCGCTGTTCTTCGGCATGGCGACCATCAACATTTACACCCAGGTCGGTCTGCTCACCCTGGTCGGCCTGATCACCAAGCACGGCATCCTGATGGTGGAGTTCGCCAACGAGCTCCAGGTCAACGAGCGGCTCGACCGCCGCTCCGCGATCGAGATGTCGGCCCGCATCCGTCTGCGGCCGATCCTGATGACCACGGCCGCGATGGTGACGGGCCTGATCCCGCTCCTGACTGCGACCGGTGCGGGCGCGGCCAGCCGCTTCTCGATCGGTCTGGTCGTCGTGGCGGGCATGTCGATCGGCACGCTGTTCACGCTGTTCGTGCTGCCGGCGGTCTATGTGGTGCTGGCGACCGATCATCGCGCGACGGCCGATTCGGAGCGCAACAAGCAGATTGCCGATCTCGACCTCGGCTCCGACAAGGCCCTGCGGCCGACCTGA